A genome region from Lactobacillus sp. ESL0791 includes the following:
- a CDS encoding type II toxin-antitoxin system RelB/DinJ family antitoxin — protein MRDTTTKNVIVSTRITKEIAKKAKKNLAAKGITRSEYIRLALVKAANNEVQLINFLGTPEALQAKKEVETGQVTTVDSLKDFNKWADGLGED, from the coding sequence ATGCGTGACACTACGACTAAAAATGTGATTGTTTCAACCAGAATTACAAAAGAGATTGCTAAAAAGGCTAAGAAAAATCTGGCTGCTAAAGGAATAACTAGATCTGAATATATTCGTCTGGCTTTAGTTAAAGCCGCTAATAATGAAGTGCAGCTAATTAATTTTCTGGGTACACCAGAGGCTTTGCAGGCTAAGAAGGAAGTTGAAACTGGTCAAGTCACAACTGTTGATTCGCTAAAAGATTTCAATAAATGGGCGGATGGTTTAGGTGAAGATTGA
- a CDS encoding putative holin-like toxin codes for MSVTDILATLFAFGSFLLMLLTYIDNHHGK; via the coding sequence GTGAGTGTTACCGATATATTGGCAACTTTGTTTGCCTTCGGTTCATTTCTGTTGATGTTGTTGACCTATATCGACAATCATCACGGAAAATGA
- the pfkB gene encoding 1-phosphofructokinase, translating to MIYTVTVNPALDYVLQLKKITRGQVNRTDNCSFLAGGKGINVSQILNQLDVDNTAWGFVGGFTGKELVRQLNQRQISNDFVAISDSTRVNVKIHAEKETEINAAGPQITNQEVAAFKDRLHDLKKGDIVVMSGSLTPGLPIDFYKQLLPTVKAAGAEFVVDTTGQALMDTLSYGPLVIKPNHHELADLFNVSFDSANVMLEYAQKLLSKGAQNVMVSMAGAGGYLLTPQHVYYAKGAIGTAVNSVGAGDSMIAGFVGTYFKTGDPAESFRVGMACGGATAFTKDIAVKSQIDTVLPQIKVEQIS from the coding sequence ATGATTTATACAGTTACCGTTAATCCAGCACTTGACTATGTTTTGCAGTTGAAAAAAATTACGCGTGGTCAGGTCAACCGGACGGATAATTGTTCATTTTTGGCTGGCGGCAAGGGAATAAATGTTTCCCAAATTCTTAACCAGTTGGACGTTGACAACACCGCGTGGGGCTTTGTCGGAGGTTTTACCGGTAAAGAATTGGTGCGCCAGCTGAACCAGCGCCAGATCAGCAATGACTTTGTTGCGATTTCCGATAGTACGCGGGTTAATGTGAAAATTCACGCGGAAAAAGAAACGGAAATTAATGCAGCTGGGCCCCAAATCACAAACCAGGAAGTTGCTGCTTTTAAGGACCGGCTTCATGATTTGAAGAAGGGTGACATTGTTGTGATGAGCGGCTCGCTGACACCGGGGCTGCCGATCGATTTTTATAAGCAGCTGTTGCCAACGGTCAAGGCAGCCGGTGCGGAATTTGTGGTTGATACAACGGGCCAGGCTTTGATGGACACCTTGTCTTACGGACCGCTTGTGATCAAGCCCAACCACCACGAGCTTGCCGACTTATTCAATGTGTCGTTTGATTCTGCTAATGTCATGCTGGAATATGCACAAAAATTGCTGAGCAAGGGTGCACAGAATGTCATGGTTTCGATGGCCGGTGCCGGTGGCTATCTGCTAACGCCGCAGCACGTTTATTATGCTAAAGGTGCAATTGGCACGGCGGTTAATTCGGTCGGTGCCGGTGATTCCATGATTGCCGGTTTTGTTGGTACTTATTTTAAGACGGGTGATCCGGCGGAAAGTTTTAGAGTCGGGATGGCTTGCGGCGGCGCGACCGCTTTTACCAAAGATATTGCGGTTAAGAGCCAGATTGATACGGTCTTACCGCAAATCAAGGTCGAACAAATTTCGTAA
- a CDS encoding fructose-specific PTS transporter subunit EIIC, with amino-acid sequence MKIKDILAPESMIMDLKATNKEDAIKEMADLEVKTGIVNNEDEFIKSIWAREKESTTGIGDGIAMPHARNKSINKARVLFAKSAKGIDYDSLDKQPVYLFFMITAPEGADNTHLEALAKLSGLLIDPDLVAALKKAQTPQEVLDLFEQAEAAKDAKDQAAAAKKEAEKGTVSDKPLIVGVTACINGIAHTYMAQEALIKAGEKRGVDVRIETNGSEGVKDKLTPDEIRRAKGVIIASDKKVDMPRFDGKPLTNHPVVDGINKPDELVDAILSGKASVYHSDSAATSANEDKTGVWNSIYKNLMNGVSHMLPFVIGGGILMAISFIVENYAGGPKSPAFIFLNNAGNMAFAFMVPILSGYIAESIGDLPALMPGFVGGFMATVYSGSYGGAYVANVITNAKSPAGFLGGLASGFIAGYLVVGLKKLCAKMPKSLEGMKPMLIYPILSLLLIAAIMYYIVNPIFSAINFAITNFLNQMGTGNLVVLTTILAGMMSIDMGGPFNKAAYVFASGAFANDPHSAVAAVMMAAVMVGGMVPPFATAIGTAFFKNKYTEDERRAGITNWILGFSFITEGAIPFAAADAGHVIPSCIIGSAVGGALVGLWRVGVPAPHGGLWVSPLANHILLYFLATIIGSVVAGVILGLWKKPLDEK; translated from the coding sequence ATGAAAATCAAAGATATTTTGGCACCTGAATCCATGATCATGGATCTCAAGGCGACCAATAAGGAAGATGCCATCAAGGAGATGGCTGACCTGGAAGTCAAGACGGGCATTGTAAACAATGAAGATGAATTCATTAAGTCAATTTGGGCCCGGGAAAAGGAGTCAACCACTGGAATTGGCGATGGGATTGCAATGCCGCATGCACGCAATAAGTCGATTAATAAGGCGCGGGTCTTGTTTGCCAAAAGTGCCAAGGGCATTGACTATGATTCCTTGGACAAGCAACCCGTTTACCTCTTCTTTATGATTACGGCTCCTGAAGGTGCCGATAACACGCACCTTGAGGCGTTGGCAAAATTATCGGGTCTGTTGATTGATCCAGACTTAGTTGCTGCATTAAAGAAGGCGCAGACACCGCAAGAGGTGCTGGATCTGTTTGAGCAGGCGGAAGCCGCTAAAGATGCTAAAGATCAGGCTGCTGCCGCCAAGAAAGAAGCCGAAAAAGGCACAGTCAGCGACAAGCCGCTGATTGTCGGGGTTACTGCTTGCATTAACGGAATTGCCCACACCTACATGGCTCAGGAAGCCTTAATCAAGGCTGGTGAAAAGCGCGGGGTTGATGTCAGAATTGAAACCAATGGTTCCGAAGGGGTCAAGGATAAATTGACACCCGATGAGATTCGCCGTGCCAAGGGTGTAATCATCGCTTCCGACAAGAAAGTTGATATGCCAAGATTTGATGGCAAGCCGCTGACCAATCATCCAGTCGTTGACGGGATCAACAAGCCGGATGAGTTGGTTGATGCAATTTTATCGGGCAAGGCCAGTGTTTATCATTCAGATTCCGCGGCTACTTCTGCAAACGAAGACAAGACGGGCGTTTGGAATTCTATTTACAAGAACTTGATGAACGGTGTTTCCCACATGCTGCCGTTTGTTATCGGCGGCGGAATTTTGATGGCAATTTCCTTTATTGTGGAAAACTATGCTGGTGGTCCCAAGTCACCTGCCTTTATTTTTCTGAATAATGCGGGCAACATGGCTTTTGCCTTCATGGTGCCGATCTTGTCGGGTTACATTGCCGAATCGATCGGTGATTTGCCAGCTCTGATGCCTGGTTTTGTCGGCGGTTTTATGGCCACCGTTTATAGTGGCTCGTACGGCGGTGCCTACGTTGCCAATGTGATAACGAATGCCAAGTCGCCTGCCGGGTTCCTTGGCGGTCTTGCTTCCGGATTTATTGCCGGCTACTTGGTTGTTGGATTGAAAAAGTTGTGTGCAAAGATGCCGAAATCCCTTGAAGGAATGAAGCCGATGCTGATTTATCCGATTCTGAGCTTGCTGCTGATTGCCGCAATTATGTATTACATTGTTAATCCGATATTCAGTGCAATTAACTTTGCAATCACCAATTTCCTGAACCAAATGGGCACAGGTAACTTAGTGGTTTTGACAACAATTTTAGCCGGGATGATGTCAATTGACATGGGCGGACCTTTCAACAAGGCTGCTTATGTCTTTGCTTCCGGTGCTTTTGCCAATGACCCGCACTCAGCCGTTGCAGCTGTGATGATGGCTGCTGTCATGGTCGGCGGCATGGTACCGCCGTTTGCGACTGCAATTGGGACGGCTTTCTTCAAGAACAAGTACACCGAGGATGAGCGGCGCGCCGGAATCACCAACTGGATTCTGGGCTTCTCCTTCATCACCGAAGGGGCAATTCCGTTTGCTGCAGCTGATGCCGGGCACGTGATTCCGTCATGTATCATCGGTTCCGCTGTCGGCGGAGCGCTTGTCGGGCTTTGGCGTGTCGGTGTTCCGGCACCGCACGGCGGTCTGTGGGTATCCCCACTTGCCAACCACATTTTGCTATACTTCTTAGCGACGATTATCGGCTCGGTTGTCGCCGGAGTAATTTTGGGACTTTGGAAAAAGCCACTGGATGAAAAATAA
- a CDS encoding DeoR/GlpR family DNA-binding transcription regulator: MITKERQRLIENYVNKHSFCQVSKLCDLTATSISTIRRDLIQMERQGMIKRVRGGVQSVRDFSGDISQRVRFNLNHRDKIRIARSAAENYVHENDTIFLDAGTTTFEMVPFIARIPGVTLVTNDPETALASLEKDINTLLIGGKIKEDTHAAVGQFAQAQIKTLNFTASFLGANGVDSVSKLTTPDVEEAAVKKLVLTRSDQAYVLVDSSKIGRHTFATFADFSEVVIITNLLSKQQKQALPEEINLHQVINIEEKK, from the coding sequence ATGATAACAAAAGAACGTCAAAGGCTAATTGAAAATTATGTGAATAAGCATTCGTTTTGCCAGGTTTCTAAGTTGTGTGATCTGACCGCAACATCGATATCAACGATTAGGCGGGATTTAATCCAGATGGAACGGCAAGGAATGATTAAACGTGTTCGTGGCGGTGTCCAGTCGGTTAGAGATTTTTCTGGTGATATTTCCCAGCGTGTGCGCTTCAATTTAAATCATCGGGATAAAATTCGGATTGCCCGCTCTGCAGCAGAGAATTATGTTCATGAAAATGACACGATTTTTCTCGATGCGGGTACGACTACTTTTGAAATGGTGCCGTTTATTGCCCGCATTCCGGGTGTAACATTGGTGACCAATGATCCGGAAACGGCCTTAGCTAGTTTAGAGAAAGACATCAATACGCTGCTAATCGGGGGCAAAATAAAGGAAGATACCCATGCTGCGGTAGGGCAATTTGCACAAGCGCAAATTAAGACACTGAATTTTACAGCTAGTTTTCTTGGTGCAAACGGCGTTGATTCTGTCAGCAAACTGACAACACCCGATGTAGAAGAAGCGGCGGTCAAAAAATTGGTTCTTACCCGCTCCGATCAAGCTTATGTGCTGGTCGATTCATCTAAAATTGGCAGGCATACCTTTGCAACTTTTGCTGATTTTTCTGAGGTGGTTATAATTACCAATCTGCTTAGTAAGCAGCAGAAACAGGCATTGCCTGAAGAAATAAATTTACACCAAGTAATAAATATTGAGGAGAAAAAATAA
- a CDS encoding MFS transporter produces the protein MKKYKSIYYLISIMYNSGVTIWSGTIYLFMHKVGYSYGEINVYLALFWIITFVAEIPSGYIADHFGYLHTIQFSAVIRAIGLLVLTIPFSNLAVLIISGILTALGDSLQSGTMASWIANKVRAENETVELSDIYATYNILSTPVSMVVGFIGANWLGNINLAYPLIAGSLLLLITAITLIFLLKYDSNNLARAREELKKFNLVKDVKSVIKKESTTFKLILLFLPIDFITYSPFTQWQLYFQHGHKIKTGFILVAIDLVGVLGSFAYKRFSKRKVGQLNIIVLAAFLAGIAIILSVSLTNFYYVSILFFLLHIAFYDVRLVAQDTLLQMNINTERSRATIISVNNALEAAVYVVILAINGYISDHFNIGVAWVILALIGMAMFAAALFVYNKSVKHSRDN, from the coding sequence ATGAAAAAGTATAAAAGCATTTATTATCTTATAAGTATCATGTACAATTCCGGCGTCACAATTTGGAGCGGAACTATCTATCTGTTTATGCACAAGGTTGGATATTCGTACGGTGAAATAAATGTATATTTAGCATTGTTTTGGATAATAACTTTTGTAGCAGAAATACCATCAGGCTATATTGCAGACCATTTTGGCTATTTACATACAATTCAGTTTAGTGCGGTAATTAGAGCAATTGGCTTGCTTGTACTTACTATTCCATTTTCAAATCTTGCTGTACTTATAATAAGTGGTATTTTAACAGCTTTAGGTGATTCTTTACAATCTGGGACAATGGCCTCATGGATTGCAAACAAGGTTAGGGCAGAGAATGAAACAGTTGAGCTAAGTGATATTTATGCAACTTATAACATATTGTCAACGCCAGTAAGTATGGTCGTTGGCTTTATAGGTGCAAACTGGCTAGGAAATATCAATTTAGCTTATCCGTTAATTGCTGGCTCTTTGCTTTTACTAATAACAGCGATTACCCTAATTTTTTTGCTCAAGTACGACAGTAATAATCTAGCTAGGGCCAGAGAAGAATTAAAAAAATTTAATTTGGTAAAAGACGTTAAGAGTGTAATCAAAAAAGAATCTACTACTTTTAAACTGATTTTACTGTTTTTACCAATAGATTTTATAACCTATAGTCCGTTTACTCAATGGCAATTATATTTTCAGCATGGTCATAAAATTAAGACGGGTTTTATTTTAGTAGCAATAGATTTAGTGGGCGTTTTGGGCTCCTTCGCTTATAAGAGATTTAGTAAAAGAAAAGTTGGCCAGCTTAATATAATTGTGTTAGCTGCTTTTTTGGCAGGAATTGCCATTATATTATCCGTTTCGCTGACTAACTTTTACTACGTCTCAATTTTGTTTTTCCTGTTACATATTGCATTTTACGATGTAAGACTAGTTGCGCAAGATACTCTTTTGCAAATGAATATTAATACAGAAAGAAGCAGGGCAACAATTATTTCAGTTAACAATGCACTGGAAGCTGCGGTTTATGTGGTTATTTTAGCCATAAATGGTTACATTTCCGATCATTTTAATATAGGAGTTGCATGGGTTATTTTGGCTTTAATTGGCATGGCTATGTTTGCAGCGGCTCTGTTTGTTTATAATAAAAGCGTTAAACATAGTCGCGATAACTGA
- a CDS encoding PTS system mannose/fructose/sorbose family transporter subunit IID, producing MEKDQTKNNKGRLTKKELRSIFLRYGILTESAMSYEKMHGASWAWAYVPLAHKYYKDDPEAEKRLLTRHSVFYNTEPQTGQLVNGIVASLEEQIGMGNKAVDEEMPVTVKASLMGPLAGIGDSLMQGILIPTLLSIAMGLSKGGSMIGPIFYIVAYAVIATTITIVAFRSGYKLGVNSIDKLMGESAKRLTNMFTTLGIIVIGGLSASLISANTAVKIPFGNKTEGLQTILDGFFPALIPLILVLFTWWLISFKHYGPTKVMLILLVVATVGVLIGFF from the coding sequence ATGGAAAAAGATCAGACTAAGAATAATAAAGGTAGATTAACTAAGAAAGAATTACGTTCAATCTTCCTACGCTATGGTATTTTGACCGAATCTGCTATGAGTTATGAAAAGATGCATGGTGCTTCGTGGGCTTGGGCCTATGTGCCGCTTGCTCATAAATATTATAAAGACGATCCTGAAGCTGAAAAACGGTTATTAACTAGGCACTCTGTCTTTTATAATACTGAGCCACAAACCGGTCAATTAGTTAACGGGATTGTCGCTTCACTTGAAGAGCAAATTGGTATGGGCAATAAGGCCGTTGACGAAGAAATGCCTGTTACAGTTAAAGCTTCCTTGATGGGACCACTTGCTGGAATTGGTGACTCGTTAATGCAAGGGATCCTAATTCCAACTTTGCTGTCAATTGCGATGGGCTTGTCGAAAGGCGGCAGCATGATTGGCCCAATCTTTTATATTGTTGCATATGCAGTTATCGCAACCACAATTACAATTGTTGCTTTTAGAAGTGGATATAAATTAGGGGTTAACTCGATTGATAAGCTAATGGGCGAAAGTGCCAAACGCTTGACGAATATGTTTACTACATTGGGAATTATTGTTATTGGCGGCTTATCGGCATCTTTGATTAGTGCAAACACAGCCGTTAAAATTCCTTTTGGGAATAAAACTGAGGGATTACAAACCATTTTGGATGGCTTTTTCCCAGCACTAATTCCGTTGATTTTGGTTCTATTTACTTGGTGGCTAATTTCCTTTAAACATTATGGCCCGACCAAGGTAATGTTGATTCTGCTGGTTGTAGCAACTGTTGGTGTCTTAATTGGTTTCTTTTAA
- a CDS encoding PTS sugar transporter subunit IIC has product MNGLLFFRALLVGIFCYLGAVDTPWVYGVVGGFYILGRPLIAGFVCGIIFGDVKAGILCGLAVQAVFIASMHTGGTSNTEITFAGYGGIGLAMATTKDPAIAVALALFIGQTFGLIFYNLKMAGFSYFNRKAEQACQRGDEHGLLMQQIVYPQIVQAIVRIVPVWLAIYLGADAVKQLIAIVPKQITDIVTLLGGVLPALGIAMLMNILIKQKSQLIFFLFGFALVAFSKMSIIGLVFIAVTVAYVLFLSSGNKSKAQPQAEAANPSATATNSGDYEDDDMF; this is encoded by the coding sequence ATGAATGGCTTATTGTTTTTTAGAGCCTTGCTTGTCGGAATTTTCTGTTACTTGGGAGCTGTTGATACACCTTGGGTATATGGGGTCGTTGGCGGTTTCTATATCTTAGGACGTCCCTTAATAGCAGGTTTTGTATGTGGAATAATTTTTGGTGATGTTAAAGCAGGTATTCTTTGTGGATTAGCCGTTCAGGCTGTTTTTATTGCTTCAATGCATACTGGAGGCACATCGAATACAGAAATAACTTTTGCTGGTTATGGCGGCATTGGTTTGGCAATGGCGACAACAAAGGATCCGGCAATTGCAGTTGCCCTCGCCTTATTTATTGGCCAGACTTTTGGCTTGATTTTTTATAATTTGAAGATGGCTGGCTTTTCTTATTTCAATAGAAAGGCAGAGCAAGCTTGTCAAAGAGGCGATGAACACGGACTTTTAATGCAGCAGATTGTTTACCCGCAAATTGTTCAAGCGATAGTTAGAATTGTGCCGGTTTGGCTGGCAATTTATCTTGGTGCAGATGCTGTTAAACAGCTGATTGCGATTGTTCCTAAGCAAATCACAGATATTGTTACGTTACTTGGTGGTGTTCTGCCTGCTTTAGGAATTGCAATGTTGATGAATATTTTGATTAAGCAGAAGTCTCAGTTAATTTTCTTCTTATTTGGCTTTGCTTTGGTTGCTTTCAGTAAGATGAGCATCATTGGCCTGGTATTTATTGCAGTTACTGTTGCCTATGTTCTCTTTCTTTCATCTGGAAACAAGAGTAAAGCGCAACCTCAGGCCGAAGCGGCTAATCCAAGCGCTACTGCTACAAACTCCGGTGATTATGAAGATGATGATATGTTCTAG
- a CDS encoding GntR family transcriptional regulator, with translation MKKINIEPNSSEPLYLQIVNGLKQQIQDGVFKKGEKIPTEEELERLLSVSRGTIRKAIAQLVNEGALEKIQGKGTFVTREKVSYPFAQEMISYSESMRKMGLDFTTTVLAFNKIKPDLEIKERLHLNENDKVFYLIRKRCVNGVPAILLYNWISVKKCPNLPNFDFSKIGLFDAIETDQKMKIAYGIRNFSAKELDADQAKILNLRPHSPILNLGQITFDNKDEPIECSEVLLRTDQYQISSVLYRK, from the coding sequence TTGAAAAAAATAAATATTGAACCTAATTCATCGGAGCCGTTATATTTACAAATTGTTAATGGTTTAAAGCAACAAATTCAAGACGGTGTGTTCAAAAAAGGTGAAAAAATACCTACAGAGGAAGAACTAGAAAGGCTACTTTCTGTAAGTAGAGGCACCATAAGAAAAGCAATTGCGCAATTAGTTAATGAAGGTGCTTTAGAAAAGATCCAAGGCAAGGGAACGTTTGTTACGCGAGAAAAAGTATCGTATCCGTTTGCACAAGAAATGATTTCTTATTCAGAATCAATGCGGAAAATGGGGCTTGATTTTACAACTACCGTTTTGGCATTTAATAAAATCAAACCAGATCTTGAGATAAAAGAACGTCTGCATTTAAATGAAAACGACAAAGTATTTTATTTAATTAGAAAGCGCTGTGTTAACGGGGTTCCCGCAATTTTACTTTACAACTGGATCTCAGTAAAAAAATGCCCAAATCTTCCCAATTTTGATTTTAGTAAAATAGGGTTATTTGATGCGATCGAAACTGATCAAAAAATGAAAATTGCATACGGAATAAGAAATTTTTCTGCGAAAGAATTGGATGCAGATCAAGCCAAAATACTTAATTTACGTCCACATTCACCAATTTTAAATCTTGGTCAGATTACCTTTGATAATAAAGATGAACCAATTGAATGTTCAGAGGTATTATTGAGAACTGACCAATATCAAATTTCTTCTGTACTTTATCGGAAATGA
- a CDS encoding type II toxin-antitoxin system Phd/YefM family antitoxin: MAIALTQSDFQDHMKNYLDEVEDYDETLYVTRSKDRSAVAVISQEKLKWLERAAKAPIGSLDQAVARDKLIELGVLPDDSQNVYADNEQEFWDQFKNSVRTSIN; this comes from the coding sequence ATGGCAATTGCGTTAACACAGAGTGATTTTCAAGATCACATGAAAAATTATTTGGATGAAGTTGAGGATTATGATGAAACATTGTATGTCACCCGCTCTAAAGATAGATCAGCGGTTGCAGTAATTTCCCAAGAAAAGTTGAAATGGTTAGAACGTGCGGCTAAGGCACCAATTGGTTCACTGGATCAAGCAGTTGCCAGAGATAAGTTGATTGAATTAGGCGTATTGCCCGATGATAGTCAAAATGTATATGCTGATAATGAACAGGAATTTTGGGATCAATTTAAAAATAGTGTGAGGACAAGTATTAATTAA
- a CDS encoding PTS sugar transporter subunit IIA produces MKIIITSHGGFCTGILESYEMLAGKSNLLIALPLTPDDTGQYKKRLTQYLSANKTESILILCDLCGGTPYNESYAAYLRNPEKIGVVSGLNLGMLLETAFAAENGTKLDDLVEIAIDAGHKGIKKAEEDEKKSQEIEF; encoded by the coding sequence ATGAAAATAATAATAACCTCACATGGGGGCTTTTGTACTGGAATTCTTGAAAGCTATGAAATGTTAGCGGGTAAGTCTAATTTATTAATAGCATTACCGTTAACACCTGATGATACTGGACAATATAAAAAAAGACTTACGCAATATTTGTCAGCAAATAAAACAGAAAGTATTTTGATTTTATGTGATCTTTGTGGTGGTACACCATACAACGAAAGTTATGCTGCTTATTTAAGAAATCCAGAGAAAATCGGAGTTGTTAGTGGCCTGAACTTGGGAATGCTGCTTGAGACAGCCTTTGCAGCTGAAAATGGTACCAAGCTGGATGATTTAGTAGAGATTGCAATTGATGCAGGACACAAAGGAATTAAAAAGGCTGAGGAAGATGAAAAAAAGAGCCAAGAAATAGAATTTTGA
- a CDS encoding Fur family transcriptional regulator translates to MDKLTIALNILKENHYKLTKQRKELIGYLYKHEDYYISLTQLDKHLRQHFSNMSHDTIYRNVKDMQQIGILETKMFPSGLRVKFQCDFISAGHSHFICQECGRTVELPLPDFTKAKMQLANCKINTYQVEIDGLCDQCQSKQKIG, encoded by the coding sequence ATGGATAAACTAACAATTGCATTAAATATTTTAAAAGAGAATCATTACAAGTTAACCAAGCAGCGCAAAGAACTGATTGGTTACCTCTACAAACATGAAGATTACTACATTTCCCTGACTCAGCTTGATAAACACCTGCGGCAGCATTTTTCCAATATGAGCCACGATACCATTTACCGCAATGTTAAGGACATGCAGCAAATTGGAATTTTGGAAACTAAAATGTTCCCTAGCGGCTTGCGCGTCAAGTTTCAGTGCGATTTTATTTCTGCCGGCCATAGTCACTTTATCTGTCAGGAATGCGGACGCACGGTTGAGCTGCCGCTGCCAGACTTTACCAAGGCCAAGATGCAGCTGGCAAACTGCAAAATCAACACTTACCAGGTTGAAATCGACGGCCTGTGCGACCAGTGCCAGAGTAAACAAAAAATAGGATAG
- the deoC gene encoding deoxyribose-phosphate aldolase: MEITKEELAAKIQHTNVNPELTKKDIINLCDDCKKYGFNGVMVNPEWVPTAVEELKGTKIQVCTALGFPMGADTTEAKVFEAKQVFEMGADQLDFMANIGFIKEGNYDAYRDQIAAVVKAANGKVTKIMLEFGMLNHDEKIKAAELAIEAGITYVKNSSGWGKGGHATVEDIKLLKQIAGDKALVKASGGIRNWKDAVSLLDAGAVLLGTSAGPAIIESK, from the coding sequence ATGGAAATAACAAAAGAAGAATTAGCTGCAAAAATTCAACACACTAATGTTAATCCGGAATTAACCAAGAAGGACATTATTAATTTGTGTGATGACTGCAAGAAGTACGGTTTTAATGGGGTAATGGTTAATCCAGAGTGGGTGCCAACCGCAGTTGAAGAATTGAAGGGAACCAAAATTCAAGTATGTACAGCCTTAGGTTTTCCAATGGGCGCTGACACTACCGAAGCAAAAGTTTTTGAAGCAAAGCAAGTCTTTGAAATGGGAGCCGATCAATTAGATTTTATGGCTAATATTGGGTTCATCAAGGAAGGTAATTATGATGCTTATCGGGATCAAATTGCCGCTGTAGTTAAAGCAGCCAACGGTAAGGTTACTAAAATTATGCTGGAATTCGGGATGCTTAACCATGATGAAAAAATCAAGGCAGCTGAATTGGCAATTGAAGCTGGAATTACTTATGTCAAAAACTCCAGCGGTTGGGGTAAAGGCGGTCATGCAACGGTTGAAGACATTAAGCTGTTGAAGCAAATTGCAGGTGACAAAGCTTTGGTAAAAGCTTCAGGTGGTATCCGTAATTGGAAAGATGCCGTTAGCTTACTTGATGCAGGTGCGGTTTTACTAGGAACAAGTGCTGGTCCAGCTATTATTGAAAGTAAATAA
- a CDS encoding PTS sugar transporter subunit IIB, with protein sequence MAITLVRVDDRVIHGQTMTRWSKERDVDGFLVVGDAIVNDKLRAKVLKGAAGDYKLGIYHDAEGPQKIEQGKNSKHSFFLISNSPQTFAKLMKNGADFGKELNVGPMNTRSGAIVVGRTLALDQDDYDAFEYMYNNGVKISFQLLPSDEAKLWPEIRDKYNSLKSKE encoded by the coding sequence ATGGCTATTACTTTGGTGCGTGTAGATGACCGTGTAATTCACGGTCAAACGATGACAAGATGGTCAAAAGAACGTGATGTCGATGGCTTTTTAGTAGTTGGTGATGCAATTGTCAATGATAAATTAAGAGCTAAGGTTTTAAAAGGTGCTGCTGGTGATTATAAATTGGGTATTTACCATGATGCAGAAGGACCGCAGAAGATTGAACAGGGAAAGAACTCAAAGCATAGTTTCTTTTTAATTTCGAATTCACCACAAACTTTTGCCAAGTTAATGAAAAATGGTGCAGATTTTGGCAAAGAGTTGAATGTGGGTCCCATGAATACAAGAAGTGGGGCAATTGTAGTTGGCCGTACATTGGCATTAGATCAAGATGATTACGATGCATTTGAATATATGTACAATAATGGAGTAAAAATTTCTTTTCAATTGCTGCCCTCTGATGAAGCAAAATTATGGCCAGAAATCAGAGATAAATATAATTCGTTAAAGAGTAAGGAGTAG